The Spea bombifrons isolate aSpeBom1 chromosome 4, aSpeBom1.2.pri, whole genome shotgun sequence genome segment ccgagtatctatacactgataatgaaccccgcgctgtataataataccgagtatcttgATATATCGCATGTATTCAGGAATTTGTTTTCCGTCTCGTAATACTCTTCGTTAGTGTGAATATTAATGAGCTCGTTAGGAAGCCGCTTTGCAGTTGGATAAACAAACACACAGCCCTGATGTGAAGCCATCAGACTGCCCCAGGCAGACGGTATAATTACCCCGCTGTAACAGGACTTACTGCCAAGATAATCTGCACACATTTCCCCTTTCCGGAGGTCGTAGCGGCGCACGTTCCCATCTACTGACCTAGATGAGGGAGAGAAGGAAGAACCACAGTGACTCACCCCTTCAGGGCCAAGAACATCTCACCAATGGGtgcccctcccaccgcagggtgacagagggggctatggggcacggagtctgtcccccccccccccgcagggtGATGGACGGGAGGGAGCGATGGCGCGGGTGAACAGACACGCACCCAGCCAGGATCTCATGGTCTGATACTTTGATGCTGGAGACTCCATCTTTGGCTTCATCCATGATTTGAATAGCCTCCGGCCTACGGGAGCGGCAATCCCAGCACCTTATAGAAGAGTCAATGGAGCCTGGAATGAAAACAGTGATGATCAGGAAGAGAAGAGACACCATGTGACATGTGACATGTGACATGGTGGTGACTGAGGTTACAAGCGGCCGGTGCTCCCAATGGCTGGTTTCACAGATCTAGTTATGGAAGTGGCGCAGTGTGATCGGTACCTGACATGATGACCGTGGACTCCTCGTTAAACTGCACGCAGTTCACCTTCTGCAGGGGGGGAGAGACATGTAGTTAGCGTGTGATGGGTGACGCCAGTGGGAATACATACAGGGTGGGTAGAGAGCCGCTCACCCCGGCATGTCCTCGAAACTTCCTGATCACCTGACCCTGCGCGACATCCCACAGAATGACCGTCTTGTCTGAGCTGCAGGAGCACAGCTGGCTGTTATCACACGACCTGTGCGGGGAAAAGGTGCCATGTCTGTACTACTCGCAGCGGGTGATCGGATTTGTAACTTTACCcggaagcagccaatcagtgtcaggaaatcGCTTATTACCCCCGTAATGTTCACCGGGCCAGCGCTGCATCTGATTGggggagaaggggggggtaAGGGGGCAAATGCtgcataatcccccccccccaagcatttacaagggggacATTAAAGTGCTtctgatggctggagtgtccctttaaagtaatAGCAGTTACACAACAGAACATTAAGCTAAACTACATTTCCCAACATACTCAGCATGACCACGTGAGGATCATGGGACCTGTAGTCCATCAGCCGCAGGGCAAGGTGAGATGGGACATGATTGGCTGGGTGACGGGTACTCACCCTGCTGCATCCAGTACCTCGTAGCCGTGCCCGCTGTACGTCTTCAGCATGGTTCCCTTGTGCGGATTCCACAGCTTCAGGGACTTATCGCTGCCGCACGTCATACAGTAATTACCGTCAACTGGAGGACAGAGGGGGAGGGGTGTAAATGTATAGAATCTATACGGACGGTTGCTAAACCGAGGGGGTTAAAGCAGATGTTCCACTTGGGAGGCAAAACATTAACCCAACTCTCCATTAAGCAAATAAGCcccagcagatctgtcattcaCTGCTCCCcagatttttttaagtttcttaAAAAGGCAGctacctatcagtgcctgctcctgtgtcacatgacaattaagtgttcatGGCATGAAATGAGGCAAAATATTATTAGGGAGAGAGTTCTGTACATACACAGCAATCATATACATGGCTGCAGGTTTTACACACACTGTGGTCCTGACATCATTGCCGCCCAtagcatgatgggaattgtagtctatACAATCACATACAAACGTATTATCTGTCTCTGCTCCCCCTACAAGCGCAGTCTgcaatagattgcaagctcttggaCACTCACCATTGAATCTCACGGCTCGCACCGCCCCCTGGTTACAGTCCAATCTGCGCTGCAGCACCCGGGGCAGCTCGGGGGGTTTGGGTTTGGGGGCCGGGTAAGACATGTCAGTAGCAGCGGGGTGGAGTTATCCTCCCAGGGGGTGATACCGGTCAGTACATGCCCCTCTGATATTACCGCCTGCAGCCCCACATACACAACCGCCAGGACCGAAGCAGCTGAGCCGGTACCCTCTTTACAGTGTAAACAAGACTCATGT includes the following:
- the WDR83 gene encoding WD repeat domain-containing protein 83; amino-acid sequence: MSYPAPKPKPPELPRVLQRRLDCNQGAVRAVRFNVDGNYCMTCGSDKSLKLWNPHKGTMLKTYSGHGYEVLDAAGSCDNSQLCSCSSDKTVILWDVAQGQVIRKFRGHAGKVNCVQFNEESTVIMSGSIDSSIRCWDCRSRRPEAIQIMDEAKDGVSSIKVSDHEILAGSVDGNVRRYDLRKGEMCADYLGNPITCVSFSRDAQCVLVSSLDSMLRLLDKGSGELLGEYTGHQNQSYKLDSCLSEKDTHVVSCSEDGTVCFWDLVEGSLALKLRVCKGVVQSLSFHPSEPYLLTASEGGVQVWTGESPEGESTATEG